CGGACATCTGGCGCTCGAACAGGCCGCGGTCGAAGCCCTTGTCCTGCTTGAACAGCACGTGCAGCTCGTCGCACAGCTCCTGCACGAAGCTCATGTCGGACAGCAGCGGCAGCACCAGCTGCTTGGTCTCCTGGCTGAACGGGCGCTTCGCCTGCGGCAGCCAGGCCCAGTGGTAGGGGTAGGCGCGCCAGGAGTCGGGGTGCTTGAAGGGGAAGGCCAGCCCGTTGTCGATCGCCGCGATGCGCACCTCGGGCTCGCCCGACCACTCCTGCAAGGCGGGTCAGTCACTGAGTGCGGGGGGGGGGGAGTTATAGCGGTGTGCGCAGCGCGAGGGGGGAGACTCACGGAGGGGTCGGTCATGCCGCGGCTGGCGGGCGCGTCGTACTTGATGAGCCAGTTGTCGTTCCCGCGGTCCGTGTTGCGGATGATGTAGTCCAGCACCACGAGCCGCTCGAACTGCAGCTGGAACCTGGCGCGGACAGACTGGTCAGGCCGGCGGACGAGCCCCGCGGGTCGGCGGATTCAgtgttataatataagtattttttattacaattgataTACTGAATATTTCATTTGATCGGTTTTGATCTAATCCTGGCTAGATTTCGAGATCACCCACTGTGAACGAAAAATTGAACTCATCaggagaaaataatttattcgttaCTTGTCCATGATCCTCTCCGAGGGCGGCTCCTGCTCGAAGCGCCGCAGCCAGTAGTCCGCGTCCTTGTACCCCTCCACGAACACCTGGAACGAGCCCATCTGCCCCACACAGACATGACATTAGCTAGTGCACGACGCGAATCATCTGCAATGAACGGCCCCGAGGCCGGCAGGTCGCGGTACCTTGGGCGGCAGGCCCATGCGGTTGAAGCGCAGGTTGGGGAACTGCTCGGTGATGGCGCGCTTGAGGCGCGAGCGCTCGCGGTCGATGCGCAGGTAGTTGAAGGTCTCCGACACCAGCTTCACCACCTGCAGCACGAATCAGTGAATCGGCTGTGCGCACCGGGGTTTTCTCGACGGGAGAAACTGTGGCTCACCCTGGTCTTGGGGACTATCCGCAGGCCGATCTTGGAGTCGACGAGGCTGGCGCCGGCCTCGGACAGGTAGCCCTGGTTGGGGATGAGGCACGAGCGCCCGAAGCAGCACGGGCAGCACAGCTTGTGCATCCACTTCGTCCACTTCGGGTTCAGGCGCCCGTACGGCTCCTCGTCCTTAGGTTTGAATACGCCGACGATTTTCTGAAAAGTTAATTGAGTtccatagatatatatttattttatctgtaatcgTTTACTCCGAGTCTAATGTCACTTCCaatattcttttc
Above is a window of Vanessa atalanta chromosome 19, ilVanAtal1.2, whole genome shotgun sequence DNA encoding:
- the LOC125071250 gene encoding phosphatidylinositol 4-kinase type 2-beta isoform X1 translates to MSTEETLLNLDFDKPNTAITPPDDGVLSLSSSAEDICLVPEVGFEGNVDSPGVNRESQPLLGGRGDLDVSFNHFPDDPQFTELVWQAEVAIDNGIFPERIYQGSSGSYFVKNPGGKIVGVFKPKDEEPYGRLNPKWTKWMHKLCCPCCFGRSCLIPNQGYLSEAGASLVDSKIGLRIVPKTRVVKLVSETFNYLRIDRERSRLKRAITEQFPNLRFNRMGLPPKMGSFQVFVEGYKDADYWLRRFEQEPPSERIMDKFQLQFERLVVLDYIIRNTDRGNDNWLIKYDAPASRGMTDPSEWSGEPEVRIAAIDNGLAFPFKHPDSWRAYPYHWAWLPQAKRPFSQETKQLVLPLLSDMSFVQELCDELHVLFKQDKGFDRGLFERQMSVMRGQLLNLTQALKDGKSPVQLVQMPAVVVERSKGGSTSSRFFDSFQQRFQHKSPFFSWW
- the LOC125071250 gene encoding phosphatidylinositol 4-kinase type 2-beta isoform X4, with amino-acid sequence MEFPFLCNDPQFTELVWQAEVAIDNGIFPERIYQGSSGSYFVKNPGGKIVGVFKPKDEEPYGRLNPKWTKWMHKLCCPCCFGRSCLIPNQGYLSEAGASLVDSKIGLRIVPKTRVVKLVSETFNYLRIDRERSRLKRAITEQFPNLRFNRMGLPPKMGSFQVFVEGYKDADYWLRRFEQEPPSERIMDKFQLQFERLVVLDYIIRNTDRGNDNWLIKYDAPASRGMTDPSEWSGEPEVRIAAIDNGLAFPFKHPDSWRAYPYHWAWLPQAKRPFSQETKQLVLPLLSDMSFVQELCDELHVLFKQDKGFDRGLFERQMSVMRGQLLNLTQALKDGKSPVQLVQMPAVVVERSKGGSTSSRFFDSFQQRFQHKSPFFSWW
- the LOC125071250 gene encoding phosphatidylinositol 4-kinase type 2-alpha isoform X2 — protein: MSTEETLLNLDFDKPNTAITPPDDGVLSLSSSAEDICLVPEVGFEGNVDSPGVNRESQPLLGGRGDLDVSFNHFPDDPQFTELVWQAEVAIDNGIFPERIYQGSSGSYFVKNPGGKIVGVFKPKDEEPYGRLNPKWTKWMHKLCCPCCFGRSCLIPNQGYLSEAGASLVDSKIGLRIVPKTRVVKLVSETFNYLRIDRERSRLKRAITEQFPNLRFNRMGLPPKMGSFQVFVEGYKDADYWLRRFEQEPPSERIMDKFQLQFERLVVLDYIIRNTDRGNDNWLIKYDAPASRGMTDPSEWSGEPEVRIAAIDNGLAFPFKHPDSWRAYPYHWAWLPQAKRPFSQETKQLVLPLLSDMSFVQMPAVVVERSKGGSTSSRFFDSFQQRFQHKSPFFSWW
- the LOC125071250 gene encoding phosphatidylinositol 4-kinase type 2-alpha isoform X3, which codes for MSTEETLLNLDFDKPNTAITPPDDGVLSLSSSAEDICLVPEVGFEGNVDSPGVNRESQPLLGGRGDLDVSFNHFPDDPQFTELVWQAEVAIDNGIFPERIYQGSSGSYFVKNPGGKIVGVFKPKDEEPYGRLNPKWTKWMHKLCCPCCFGRSCLIPNQGYLSEAGASLVDSKIGLRIVPKTRVVKLVSETFNYLRIDRERSRLKRAITEQFPNLRFNRMGLPPKMGSFQVFVEGYKDADYWLRRFEQEPPSERIMDKFQLQFERLVVLDYIIRNTDRGNDNWLIKYDAPASRGMTDPSEWSGEPEVRIAAIDNGLAFPFKHPDSWRAYPYHWAWLPQAKRPFSQETKQHLVAVLRLVPAALPAQVALLLLVVTNPTGSESGDAVIYR